CGGATGCCTCGCCGTGCTCGTCCATCGCCTTTTCGTAGCCGGGCCAGTCGAACGCCAGGTTGTGCTCGGCGGCGAGCGACTCGAACAGCTCGGGCGGCACGCCGTAGGTCTGGTACAGGTCGGCCGCCACGCCGCCGTCGACCTTGAGGCGGTTGTCACGCCGCATCTCGTCGAACACGCTCTCGATGCGGCTGAGGCCGCCATCGATGGTGCCGAAGAAGTTGGCCTCTTCCTTGGCGATCACGTCGCTGACCCGCTTGGTGGTCTCTTTCAGCTCGGGGTAGGCGCTGGCCATGGCGTCAACCACCGCCGGCACCAGCCGGCACAGGAACGGCTCGCGCATGCCGAGCTGGTGCCCGTCCAGCACAGCGCGGCGGAGCAGCCGTTTGACGACGTACTTCTCCTTGTTCGGGCCGGGGTAGACGTTCTCGTGCACGGCGAAGGTGCAGGCCCGCACGTGGTCGGTGATCCGCCGCAGCCGGCGGCCGTCCTCGCCCTCGTACTGGTACTTGACGCCGCACACCTCGGCGGCGGAGTGGACGATCGGCAGCAGGGTGTCGATGTGGAAGTTGGTCTCGACGTCCTGCAGCGCGGCGGCGGTCCGCTCCAGGCCCATGCCGGTGTCGATGTTCTTGCTGGGCAGCGGCCGCAGGTTGTCCGGCGGGTCGCCCACGCGGTTGAACTGCGTGAACACTAGGTTCCAGATCTCCAGCTCCTCGCGGCCGGGGGCGGTGTAGTAGATCTCGCTGCACGGGCCGCAGACGCCGTCGGGGCCCTGGCTGGGGGCGCTGGCGGGCCAGAAGTTCTCGTCCTCCTCCTCGAACGAGATCCGCGCGGTCGGCAGGCCGATCTCCTGGTTCCAGATGTCGGCCGCCTCTTGGTCGTCCTTGTAGACCGTGACGCTCAGCGTGTCCGGCGACAGGCCGAGCCACTTCTTGTCGGTCAGGAACTCCCACGCCCAGTGGATCGCGTCCCGCTTGAAGTAGTCGCCGAAGCTGAAATTGCCCAGCATCTCGAAGAAGGTGTGGTGCCGGGGCGTGCGGCCCACGTTGTCGATGTCGCCCGTCCGCATGCACTTCTGGCAGGTGGTGGCGCGTGTGTAGTCCAGCTTCACCTTCCCCAGGAAGTGGTCCTTGAACTGGTTCATGCCCGCCGGCGTGAACAGCACGCTGGGGTCCCAGGTCGGCACCAGCACGTCCGACGCGACGCGGGTGTGGCCCTTGGACTCGAAGAATTCGAGGTACTTCTCGCGGAGTTCGTTCGTTTTCATAGAAGCAGGGGATTGGGTGGGCGGTCACCCGGGCGGGTGATAGCAGCGGTGGGGGTCGCGTCCGTTTCGGCAGGCCGCTCGCAAACCGCGATGATACCGCATTGCCCGCCGCTCTGGCAGGCCGACGCCGCGGCTGGCGACCGCCGTTTGGGTCCGGTATTCTCGTAACCCGGGGGTGGGCCCCAACCCGAAAGCCGGAACCATGACCTACACGACCCTCCGCACCGCCCGGTGGGCAGCCGCCAGTCTGGCGGCCGCCCTTTCCGCCCTGCCGCCGCAGGCCGCCTGGGCCGAGCCAGCCATGACCACCGCCGCCCCAACCACCGCCCGCCAGACCACGGCCCTCGATCGTTACGTCGAGCTGCCGGACCCCGAGTACGGGTGGCGGCTGGTTGAGCGGAACGAGCACGCGGCCGGCGTCGAGCTGATCGCCGAGCTGACCTCACAGGCCTGGCGCAGCCCCGACGAGGTCAGCCAGAGCGTCTGGAAGCACGCGATGACGATCGTCATCCCGCGGGGCGCCGATCCCAAGACGGCCATGCTGTTCATCTCCGGCGGACGCAACGGCGGCGAACTTCCCGACGGCGCCAGCGGGCACACCCGCACCGTGGCCCTGGCGACCGGCAGCATCGTGGTCGAGCTGGGCATGGTCCCGAACCAGCCGCTCGAGATCGGCGGCGACGGCGTCCCCCGCACGGAGGACGGTCTGCTGGCGCGCTCCTGGAACAAGTACCTCGAGACCAAAGACCCGACCTGGATCGCCCAGCTGCCGATGGCCAAGTCGGCCGTCCGCGCGATGGACGCCGTGCAGGAGATCCTGCAGCAAGAGGCGCCCGAGCTGCCGGTCGAGCGGTTCGTCGTGGCGGGCGCGTCGAAGCGGGGCTGGACCACCTGGCTGACCGCCGCGGTCGACCCCCGCGTGGCGGCCATCGCGCCGATCGTGATCGACGTGCTCAATGTCGACGAGTCGATGCGTCGCCACCACGCCGCCTACGGCGGCTGGTCGCCCGCTCTGCGCGACTACGAGGAGCAGGGCCTGGCCGGGCTGTTCCTGGAGGACCGCGGGCGGGAGATCCTCAGCCTGGTCGACCCGTACGAGTACCGCGATCGGTTCACCATGCCCAAGTGTGTGATCAACGCCACGGGCGACGAGTTCTTCCTGCCGGACTCGTCCGAGTTCTACTTTGACGACCTGCCGGGCGAGAAGCACCTGTGCTACGTGCCCAACGCCGGGCACTCGCTCAAGGGCTCCAACGCGCTGGACACGCTGGTGGCGTTCCACCACAGCGTGGTGCACGGCGTCGAGCGGCCGTCGATCGACTGGCGCCGCGACGCCGACGGGCAGGTCTGCGTGAGCTGCTCGGCGGAGCCGAAACGGCTGACCCTGTTCCAGGCCGAGAACCCCGACGCCCGCGACTTCCGCAAACCGGTCATATGCGACGCCTACCAGCCGCAGCCGCTGGAGGTCGACGACAATCGTCAGGCGTTCGTCGAGCTCGACGCGCCCGGCAAGGGGTGGCGGGCCAGCTTCGTGCAGGCGGAGTTCGACATCGGCGCCCCCACGCCGCTGCGCGTGACCACACCGGTGTGGGTCACGCCCGACACGCTGCCGCATGCAGAGGAGTAAACAACTTTTCCCTCCCTTGCCGGGGGAGGGGCTAGGGGAGGGGGCTCGGGTGTCTGTCAGGGACAGTGGTCCTGTACTGAGCAGTGCACCGGCTTCTTAGTCACGGGTCGACGGTTGCTAGCGGACAATCAACCCCCTCCCTAGATCCTTCCCCTGCCGGGGAGGGAGATGAACGTCGTCGAAATCCTTCAGCCATCACCACGGTCGACTTAGCCCCACTAGAACGAACGAGTCTCTTTACGTCGATGCAGGAAGCGACCGAACACACCGAGCAACTCGCCGAGGCGCTCCTCAGCTACTGGGGCTACGACTCCTTCCGCCCGCTGCAGCGGGAGGCGATGGAGTGCGGCATGACCGGCCGCGACAGCGTCGTGGTGCTGCCGACCGGCGGGGGCAAGTCGCTCTGCTACCAGGCGCCGGCCGCGTGCCGCGACGGGGTGGCGGTGGTGGTGTCGCCGCTGATCTCGCTGATGAAGGACCAGGTCGACGCGCTAACCGCGTGCGGCATCCCCGCCGCGGCGCTCAACAGCACGCTGTCGACCGAAGAGAAACGCGACATCACCCAGCGGCTCCGCGAGGGCGAGATCAAGCTGCTGTACGCCGCGCCCGAACGGTTGTTGCTCGACGGCACGCTCACATTCCTCACGCAGCTGAACGTGTCGTTCGTCGCGATCGACGAGGCCCACTGCATCAGCGCCTGGGGGCACGACTTCCGCCCGGAGTACCGGGGGCTGAAGGTGCTGCGCGAGGCGCTGCCGCAGGTGTCGATGCACGCCTACACGGCGACCGCGTCGGAAAAGGTGCGGCAGGATATTGCGTCGCAGCTCGAGCTGCGCGACCCGGCCATGCTGGTCGGCTCGTTCGACCGCCCCAACCTGGTGTACCGCGTCCGTCGGGCGAACCAGAAGCTCAAGCAGATTACCGACCTGGTCGACCGCCACCGCGGCGAGTCGGGCATCGTGTACTGCA
This portion of the Posidoniimonas corsicana genome encodes:
- a CDS encoding PhoPQ-activated pathogenicity-related family protein; protein product: MTYTTLRTARWAAASLAAALSALPPQAAWAEPAMTTAAPTTARQTTALDRYVELPDPEYGWRLVERNEHAAGVELIAELTSQAWRSPDEVSQSVWKHAMTIVIPRGADPKTAMLFISGGRNGGELPDGASGHTRTVALATGSIVVELGMVPNQPLEIGGDGVPRTEDGLLARSWNKYLETKDPTWIAQLPMAKSAVRAMDAVQEILQQEAPELPVERFVVAGASKRGWTTWLTAAVDPRVAAIAPIVIDVLNVDESMRRHHAAYGGWSPALRDYEEQGLAGLFLEDRGREILSLVDPYEYRDRFTMPKCVINATGDEFFLPDSSEFYFDDLPGEKHLCYVPNAGHSLKGSNALDTLVAFHHSVVHGVERPSIDWRRDADGQVCVSCSAEPKRLTLFQAENPDARDFRKPVICDAYQPQPLEVDDNRQAFVELDAPGKGWRASFVQAEFDIGAPTPLRVTTPVWVTPDTLPHAEE